In Phlebotomus papatasi isolate M1 chromosome 1, Ppap_2.1, whole genome shotgun sequence, the following proteins share a genomic window:
- the LOC129807785 gene encoding uncharacterized protein LOC129807785: protein MSQLSVPSMSSPRLPNFSGVYPDGYEIKIIVDPDRYEILPIRVYNILQVVSGNDLGITVEDYTRMWRTLLLKRLQDIYEYTYYVRPDHYIRISNIVPVPIPAPLGDMLTLIGQYIIPSNGITLQPVPPSRASPAQDWWTVEPAVLDAWLRIHYNLKNHYMMRDFPSPCDVKDKPILALSRGIGSDIVHITAATDKFSSVDAYVRLVHDNLWTLPKEIAAHNNVICGVCPDDFIGSYIGGYRKSFYYL, encoded by the coding sequence ATGAGTCAGCTTTCAGTCCCATCTATGAGTTCTCCCCGTTTACCTAATTTTAGCGGAGTGTACCCAGATGGATAcgagataaaaattattgtagaTCCTGATCGCTATGAGATCCTCCCCATTCGGGTGTACAATATTCTTCAAGTGGTGTCAGGAAATGATCTGGGCATAACTGTTGAGGATTATACTCGCATGTGGCGAACTCTTCTACTTAAGAGACTCCAAGATATATACGAATATACTTACTACGTGCGTCCTGATCATTACATCAGAATTTCAAACATTGTGCCAGTGCCGATCCCTGCACCTCTTGGTGACATGTTAACCCTGATTGGTCAGTACATCATTCCAAGCAATGGCATAACACTTCAGCCTGTACCTCCATCCCGTGCGTCCCCAGCCCAAGACTGGTGGACAGTGGAGCCGGCGGTCTTAGATGCCTGGCTGCGTATTCACTATAATTTGAAAAACCACTATATGATGAGAGACTTTCCGTCGCCTTGTGATGTAAAAGATAAGCCAATCCTTGCCCTTAGTCGAGGAATTGGGAGTGATATTGTGCATATCACAGCTGCAACCGACAAGTTCTCTTCCGTTGATGCGTATGTACGTCTGGTACATGATAACCTCTGGACTCTTCCCAAAGAGATAGCCGCCCATAATAACGTCATCTGTGGTGTATGTCCGGATGATTTCATTGGATCATATATTGGAGGATATAGGAAATCTTTCTACTACCTTTAA